TGATTTTCCTGAGAGTGAGGGCAAATCAAAAGACATTTTTCTGCCATTATCTACCCAACTACGGAATTGCATTTCCTGAACTTCTGCCATGTCCCGATCTATTTCACGCAAAAAAGCATCATTTTGTGTTCTTCTTTGTGCTTCATAGGTATTGTGTTGTCCGACTGAGTTCGAGGTTTTTTGATATGTACTCGGCATTGAGGGGGCATAATTTCTTTGGGAGTTCCTACCGTTCATGGGACTGCCGTACACAGAACTGGAATAGTTGCCCAAGCTATTTGCCTGTGGTCTGGAAACAGTTGGTAATTGAGGAATTTGCGTAAATCCAAATTGAGAAATACACAAGGAGAATGCGGTAAAATAAATTTTTCGCATGGCATTTGTTGTTTTTAATGGTTGCAATTTAGAAAAAATCATTGATTCACCGTATAGGGGCTTTTCCCATATTTTGAACCTAAATCATATCTTTGACAAATCTACAGCTGTAAAGCGTCAAAACTAGAGTGTTTTATTTTATTTTTGATCCAGCCCCACTACCTTGAACTTGAAGCCTATTAATCTGTTTGATTTGTCATAAATAAACACATTGTTTTGGTATGATATATTCATTCCTTTGTTGAATTTGAAATCATCTGAAAATAAATCATCAATTAACAATACGTTGCAGTCAAAATAAACACTGTCTAATTCCTGACCATTGTCAGAAAAGGGAGAAATTTTGCTGATTGCAAGGTTCTGAACCTCTACCTTGTTTTCAAATATACTCTTTAAATCATAGTCTACCTGTTCTATGGTTGTTCTTTTGGAGCAGGAGAGCAATAACATTGAAGCCAAAAATAAGTATGTTATTTTCATGTCAAAACGTATTAATATTGTTTTTCAAATTCCATCAATTCATTAGGGTAATTGTTGTCTTCTCCAAACAACTGAACCTCCCCATCCACTCTATATCCGACATACAGCAAGTTTTTATTCAAATCAACAACAATGATAAAATTTGTCATATCACAATTATGTTGTTCACAGCCTGAGGCATTAAACAGGTTATTTTCAACAATTATTCCTCCTTCAACTGACCAAGTTTCTTTCATAAAATGGTATCTTTCATTTCCCAACAAATTGACAAGCCTGTTCTTCAAAACAGAATTTTCCAACAATTTGACCTCATACGAATATTTCCCATCGAACTTTTTCAAAAATGCAAGAGACTTTTTCCGCTCATCAGAAAATTTATTTTGGCTTGTTGCCCCAAAAAAACTATTTGATTTGGCGTCAGGATCAAATCCTCTTTTGGAAACATTTTGTGTCATTACCAAATTATCTTTTGAACCAAACATTTTGATTTTTACCAATCCCTTGTGTTTTTGGTAGTATTCAATATCTTTCTCAAAACGTTCTGTTGAGCCATTATTGGGAAATAACTCCCTCACAACAACCAATTCTTTTTCTTTTCCTTCTTTCAAAAGCCAAAATGATGAACAGTTAAAGATTCCGTCATCTTTTGAATAACTCCATCGAAGAGTATCACTATCAGCAGGAAACTGAAAATACATTAGACTTTCATACTCTTTTGTTTGAGATGATTTGGTAGGGCTTCTTTTTGACTTCAACAAATAAACACACTTGTCTTTTTCACTTGTCCGAAACAAACATTGTTCTCCTGAAACAAACATATTATTCATAAAAACAGCTTCTATTGTCCCAAAATTTGAACTATCTGATTTGATATAGTATGCTTTTCGCTTCATTTCAAAATCAACTCCGCCTTTATCATAAAATTTGTAGTCAAACAAAAGAAAGTTATCTTTCTGAGGTAGAATCCAATCTTCAATTCTTTCAGAGTACACTTTTTCAGAGTACAATTTTTCAACATTTTGTTTTGATTGTATTTTGTTGCATGACAAAACAAGCAACAAGAACAAGCAATGAAGTATTTGATATGCTCTTTTCATCATTTAAATATTGTGCTTCGGTGTTTACTATCAAAATATTTTTGTCTGTTTATCGCTTCTGCTCGTGGAAACCAAAGCATATTGACAATTTTATGTTTCCCGATTCTGAAATCATATACCTTGACTTTTTTGATTTCCCTTTTTGGCAAATGTTTAAACATTCTTTCGTAGTCATCCCATGAACGTCCATATTGTTCCAAGTATTCAGCATTCAACATCTCCATATCTGTAAGGTTATCTTTCTTTGTTTCTGAAATATTTGATTGTTTTTTTGATTGAACGGTCTTGTTTTTTTTCTCAGAATCAGACAACGGAAAATCCTGAATATTCGTCTGAGAATCAAATCCTGATTCTTCAACAGCGTAGGACTTTGTGAATTTGCCTGTTTTTATGTTGATATTTACACGTTTTATGAGTCCCTTGTCCTTAGAATAGTATTCAACTGTTTTTTCAGGAAATTGTTGTCTTCCTGCGATCTGCCTTTCAATAACAAGAAGTTTTTCTTTTCCTGTTTTCCAATAGCATTGACCATAGTAAATAGTTCCACTATCATCTGCATAGCTCCATTTTGTGTTTCCAATTGGGGTAGGGAGCTTGAAATAAATGTTATTTCTCCCAAAATCATGTTCCTCTCCACCCATGTCCCCAAAAGCTCCGTCTTTTGTCCTAATCAATGAAATTTCATCATTCCCGATCTCAAAGAGCTTAGCACTGGGGTCTGAGTTCATGAATCCAATGTTAAGGGATGTGCCGACAAGCTTGTCTGAAATTTTGAAGTAGTTGATCCTGAAAAAGTCTTTTGAATTTGTTTTAGATTTCAAGGAAATAAAATTGTTTTTGGCTGGAAAAATCCATTGTTCCAGTTTTTCTGTTTCTTGTCCTTTCATTCCTTGACAAAAGACTGTCAAACTCAATAAAAGGAAGAAAAAACCATAATTGTTTTTCATATTGTTACTGTTTTAATCTTCAATGATGTGATGAAGTCTATCGTAAAACAGCTTTTCTGGAAAAAAGAAAAGCAAGCGGTTATCACTTGCTTTTAGTCTTGAAGGCTCTGCAAAGCCTATGTTACATAAAAACAGGATAAGCCACTTGCCCTATGGGGACAAGCGTACTCAAACTGTTTGCATTTTGTAACATTTGAGAGTTTGTTATACAATCTCTCCGAATTTTGCAGATTCTCAAGACAAAAGCAAAAGTTTTACACTTTTATTTTCCGATAAAATTTGAATTGCAAAGATAGAAAATTTTCTAATTTCTTTCTCTGTTTCGCTTCAATAAAAAGATTTTCAAGGATTTGACATTTTTTCTTTGATTCTCCTTGTCTTCTTTTAAAAAGCACAAAGTAGGTCAACAACGACCTACTTGACTAATTTTTGAGCTGTTTCTGACATTTTGAAAAGCTGATTGACAATTATATCAAACAACATCAAATTCACTTTGCGATTTAGCTCATTGGTATGCTCCTGATAAATGAAAGGTCTTTTATCAAGCATAGCACGAGTGTATTGTTTTCTCTTTTGACATTTCATTTTGGCGTCAATACTTCCCTGCTTTACCAATTGATTTAATCTGTAATCAAGGACTTCCCAACCGTGTGTTTCAATAAATTCTCTTTTTATCAGACTTTCATAATCATACAACCCTTTTGTTCCCAAAGGAAAAAGTGAAATACCTCTCTTTTGGATTCGCCTGTAGAGTCTAAGCCATTTTTTCATAAGTTCTTTGCAAAAGTCCCGAGAGAACAATTCAGAAACTTTTACAGGCTCTTCCCTTTCCAGAAACAATGGGAGTCTCTCTTCAATTTGAAGCTCTATTCTCATCAGGTTCTCAAATTCTGAAACTAATTCAATATCATCATAATTTTTCTTTTCCTTATTTCTATTCTCATTCAAAACAAGCTTTTTCTTATCGTAAAAACAAAAATTGAACTTGTGAGAATTATTCTCAAAGCGCAGGGTTGTTTTGTACTTGCGAATCCTATAATAATGATGCAAATGAATCATTTCTTCGAAATATTCAATTACATCTCTGTCAACACTGAGATTTACTCCAATATCAATTCTTCTGAGAATTCCTTCTTCAAGAGGTAAACCCATTTCCCGAGAAAGTTTATTGATTGCTGTTCTTACGTCAGTCCAAGAGAATGGCTCAATGTTGTTGCCGTTGAAATACTTCGCAAGGCTGCCCTCAATCATTAGTTTCTTATTTCGGGTTGTTACTCTCAAATTCTTGATCCAAAACAGTGGGGCATCGTTCGGGTTACCTTTCTTTATTTTCGGCAATTTTTCAATCAGTTTTCTGAGTTCTAATTTGAAATTTGCCCACTGGGGATCATATTCTATTTTTATAGTGCATATCATCATGTTGATTTAATTTTTTGTTTGATACTTGACTTTGTTTGAGTTGGGCTACTCAATTTTTTTTGTCCGTTTTGTGCCCACCTGTATACTACTGTTTGGTATTACTGATATCAGGTATTTAATACTCTTTTTATTCTAAATGGAAGGTTTTTATGGCAATATGCTTGATTGTGCAGGAGCATATCAGGTGAAATCCGTCTTTTTTCTGATTGCTGAATATTACATTCCTGATTTCGGTAACGATTCTGGACAAATAAAAACCCAGCCTCAAAATCAGAGGTTGGGTTGTCTTTTGATATTCAGAAAAGTAATTTATTTGATTTTCCCATGTTTTCTGATTTTATTGTTGTCAATAATTTGTTTGGCTTGTTCCTCTATTTGATGTCGTGTCTTTATCGGATTTCGGTTCAGCCACTCATCAATCTCTTTCTTTTGAAAGAAAACACTTTTCCCTCCGGGTTTGGAATGCGGAATTTTTCTCTCGCTTGTCAACTTATAAAGGTATGATTTTTCATAGCCTGTATACAGGGAGACATCATCGATATTCATCGTTTCCTTGTTCATCAACATTAAATTCCTGATTTCTACCAGCATGTTATAAAATTTGTTGTTTTCCATTGATTCTACGTTGTTTATTGGTTTTATTGGATTTGTTCACTAATATGTTTGGTAATTTATTGATGGCATTGGTTCTTGACAATTCAGCGGTACGGACATAAATTTGTGTTTGTTTCAGGTCTTTATGTCCTAGCAGTGATGAAACGGTATTGATTCCGACATCTTCAAAAACCAATGAGGTTGCAAAGGTATGTCTTGAGCAGTGCCAAGTGATATGCTTGTCAATTTCTGCATCAGACGTCCATTTTCTAAGAATTTTCAAACATCCTGTATGAGAAGGCAAATCAAAAACGAGGCTATCTCCTGACTTCTTCCTTTTCCCCAATAAATCAACGGCATTTGGATGAAGAGGAATCACCAGTTTTTCCTTGGTTTTGATTTGAACTATCGTCAAGACATTGTCTCTGCTTACACTACTCCAAACAAGTGCTTTCACGTCACAAAATCTAAGTCCTGTCAGACAACTGAAAAGAAAGGCTCTTTTTACATTCTCATTGGAACAGTGGGTCTCTGATAATAAAATTGTTTCTTCCAACATCAAAACATCTTTCTGAGCGGAAATTCCTTTGATGTTTTTTAAGTACTGGCAAGGGTCAGTCTTGAAATGCTTGGCAATGGTTGCCTCTTTGATGATTCTTTTCAGCTTTTTGAAGTAGTTGAACGGGGTACTACCATTTAATGTTGAGTTCAGATAATCTTTGAAGGAAATCAAATACTCTTCGGTAATTTCTGAACAAAGCAACTTCTTCCCTTTGTTGAAAGTCCTAAGCTTTTCCACCATTGCTCTAAAAGTTCGCATCTCACAATGAGGTGCTTTTCTTTCTATGAATTCTTTACAATAATCAAAGAAATCTATATTGCATTGAAAGCCCTTGTCAAGCATTGTTATGGCATAGAGCTCATCAACTTCCATTCGTGCTGCCATCCTGTCTGCCAATTGGCGTTTTTCCTTTCGCTCCTGACGTTCTGATGCTGTTCTAGGCTTTTGAACATACGTAATCTTTGGTCTGAACATTCTTCGTTTGCCGTTCAATATCAAATCGAACTCCAATGTCACTCTCACTCCGTCTTTCAATAAAATTTCTCTGTACTTTACAGACATAATTTGATTTTTTTATTTGTTACAAATATTCTTTGTAAGTTTACCCTCAGTATGTGTAACCCTTACAGTTTGTATAACTTCCCTGTTGATAGTGAATCTCTGTTTTTGAGGTTTTTCGGGGTATTTCAAATAAAATTTAACACTTGTTAACTTTTTCAGTTTTTTCGCACGAGGAAGTGTTAAAGACTTTAACAGAAATTTTTACTGCTTTTTTAACAGTTTTTTAACACTTGGAAAAACGTGTGAAAAATTTGGAAAATTTACCACCGAAAAGTTCACGGAAAATTCACGGAACATCTACGAAACTTCGACAAAACGTGTATGGGGAGAGTATCAAATAAAAGAAGTGAAAGTCAAGAAAACTTTGATTTGACTGATATTTGAGAAAAATTTATGCTTACAATTTTAAAGTATTATTTAACCTATAGGCTACAAAAATTCATTAAAAATCTCTGATCAATATGTTCAGAGATTTTTTATTAAAGAGGACTTTCCCAGATCTTATAATTTAATTTTTTTGATCATCTGTTCTCCCCATTTGTTCATTTCTTCTAAAACAGGCAAAAGCCCTTTTCCAAATTCCGTCATACTATACTCAACCCGTAATGGGATCTCATCAAAAACTTTCTTTTGAATGACTCCATCGGCCTCCAATTCAGCAACTGTATCTGAAAGCATCTTATCACTAATGTAAGGCAATTCTTTTTTCAATTGGTTAAATCTTACAAAACCATTATCAATTTTCCACAATACCGCTGGTTTCCAACGCTTGCCAATAAATCTCAATGTGGTTATAAACGGACAGTTAAATTCTAAAAACTGTTCATTTTCAAAATTTGTGGATGTTCTTTTTCTCATACTCACCTTTTTGTTAGTTGCTTACCATTTGGTTATTATTCCGCAAACATACAATTTTGTAGTACAATTAAAAAAAACATATGGATATTAGTTTTATTGGTGCAGGAAATGTAGCATCAAGCCTTGGAGAAATGTTTGTACAGGCAGGACATCACGTGAAGTATGGAACTCCTACCCCTAAAGGAGAGCAGCTTTCCGTTTCAGAAGCCTGTGATTTCGGAGACATTGTATGTTTCGCGATTCCTTATTCTGTGATGAATGAAGTATTAACAGCCAATAAAAACAGCTTAAAAGACAAAATTGTGGTAGATATTACCAATGTTATTCATCTTGAAGATTGGTCGCCTATACCTTTAGGGGAAGACAGCAGTGGGGAACAGACCTCGCGGTTGCTTCCTGAAAGCAAAGTAGTAAAAGCATTCAACACTATTTTTGCAGATGTTATGAAAGATGAAAAGCGTATAATCAACGGGCAGAAGCTAACTGTTTTTATAGCCTCTGATGATTTAGAAGCATCCGGAACAATAAAAAAGCTGTCTGACAGCATTGGTTTTGAAGGACTCATTGTTGGAGGCATTAAAAATGCAAGGTACTTAGAGGCAATAGCTCATTTGAATATCGCCATTTTATCGGCAGGCGGAACAACCGATGCCGGCTTTGCTTACCTCCAGCGAAAATAACTAATTACCACTTCCATTCTTTTTAACCGATTAATAATTTACATAATGATTCATTCTCCTACCATGCAAATATGGACAGAAACATGGCACTCAGCCAATTCAGATGCATTTAAAGGCATTTATTCTGAAAAAGCACTAATCTTCCCCCCAACAAACCCACTGTTCAAGGTAATGAAAACATTCTCGAAATGATGAAATCAGGATTGGGGAAAGTAGATGTAATTTTTGAACCTGAAGATTTGATTGTACAACACAATTTAGCATTTGAATATGGTATATTTAAAGATCAACAGATCACAGATCATAAAATTTTAGGAATAGGAAAATATTCTGTTACCTGGATTTTGGAGGATTCTATTTGGAGAATTCTATGTCATACATGGTCAATGCCTGAAAAGTAAATGTAAATAAATATTTCATCATTTTATATAAAAGCTGATGAGATGAGACTTTCTTAGCTATTATTATTTTCAGTTATTATTGATCCTTAAATTAAGCATTTAAAATCAGGACATCATATAAACATTTTTATCTAACTCATTTTCTGCATTTCATATTCGGGCGTACTATTTTCATAGCAATATAAAAAGACCGTTTCTCTCCGGAAAGTCTTAATTTTTATTTTAAAGGCTATTCTATTTCTTTATATATTACAAAAGCATTATATTTGCAAAAAATTTCTAACCATACTTGATCTCACAAATATGGTCACACAGATGAAAAAAGTTATTTATTAATCATGTTTGTAGTTGTCTACAGGCTATCAAATTTTATATCATGCCGGATTTAAAAATACAAGAAGCTCAATTGCTTTTTAAGAAAATCCACTCTAACCCAAAAAGTTATGATTTAAAAATCAATGAAGACGGGATTACAGGCAAAGATGATAAAATCAGTTTCAGGCTTTACAGGACTGGAGAAAGGGTTGCTTTTGAAGTAACAATTGACGAACTTACTTTCACCAACACGACTGGGGAATGGAACAACGCACTGATCATGCTTGGAAATACGATCAAAAAAATAGATAAAGAACAAGAAAATTTAAAAATAGAACAAGCAATAAATAAGCTTAGAAAGTACCTTTCAGAAGAAAATTAAAATTTTCGAAAATAAATTTGGTAGTTTTAAAAAAAGTTTATAGTTTTGCACTCACATTTAAACGATATGGCAAATCATAAATCAGCACTAAAAAGAATCAGACAAAACGAAACTAGAAGACTTCGTAACAGATATTACCACAAGACTGCTAGAACAGCTTTAAAAGCTTTAAGAAATGAAGAGAACAAAGCTGCTGCTACAGAACAACTGCCAAAAGTTATCGCTTTATTGGATAAATTAGCTAAGAAAAATATTATCCACAAGAACAAAGCTGCTAACTTGAAAAGCAAATTGACAAAGCACGTTAATAAATTAGCGTAACAATATAGCTGGCCCGTTCGTCTATCGGTTAGGACCTCAGATTTTCATTCTGGTAAGAGGGGTTCGATTCCCCTACGGGCTACTTACATCTTATAAGACCACTGTAATAACGGTGGTTTTATAAAGATCACAGTAGAAAAAGCTATATTCAAATAAATCTAACCGGCCCGTTCGTCTATCGGTTAGGACCTCAGATTTTCATTCTGGTAAGAGGGGTTCGATTCCCCTACGGGCTACAATAAGAGTTGATACTTATAAAAACAAAAGCTAACACATTACTTCGGTAATGGAAGATAGAGGGCCCGTTCGTCTATCGGTTAGGACCTCAGATTTTCATTCTGGTAAGAGGGGTTCGATTCCCCTACGGGCTACAAAAGGACTTTTTCGAAAGTCCTTTTTTCGTTTCTATATATCTTGTCTGGGAGATTTTCACCCAACAATTCTTATATCTTTTATCATCTATATATCTGAATCAAGACATCCAAGCTTTTCTTTTAGATACTCAGGTTAAATTACGTCTTACAATTACGATAAAAGATATTCTCTTTAAACTCTGGTTTGAACCTTCTGCTTTACAGAGATTCTACTTTACACTTAAAATAAACAACCAAGGAAAATGATAATTTCAACCCAGGTGATCACAAAGTGATATTAAATTTTCTTTAAAATATCACCAATAATGGAAATATTATTTTCTACTTCTCCTTTTAATCCTTAAATTTGGCTAAAACTATTCATCCAAAAAATATATAACATGAAAACTAATTTACTTTTGGGAAAACAATTCTCTTTTAAAGCCGGATTAATGGCTTTATTTCTATTTTCGACCGGCACTTTATCATTTGCTCAAAACAGAATTTATGCACATGCTCAAAGCTCCGGAGTATTTGGAGTGGCATGTTTGGGATGCCGTATAGACAACCCACTGAATGCTGTAGGATTTAACGAAGATGATTATTCTACAA
The nucleotide sequence above comes from Chryseobacterium sp. 7. Encoded proteins:
- a CDS encoding phage/plasmid replication protein, whose protein sequence is MMICTIKIEYDPQWANFKLELRKLIEKLPKIKKGNPNDAPLFWIKNLRVTTRNKKLMIEGSLAKYFNGNNIEPFSWTDVRTAINKLSREMGLPLEEGILRRIDIGVNLSVDRDVIEYFEEMIHLHHYYRIRKYKTTLRFENNSHKFNFCFYDKKKLVLNENRNKEKKNYDDIELVSEFENLMRIELQIEERLPLFLEREEPVKVSELFSRDFCKELMKKWLRLYRRIQKRGISLFPLGTKGLYDYESLIKREFIETHGWEVLDYRLNQLVKQGSIDAKMKCQKRKQYTRAMLDKRPFIYQEHTNELNRKVNLMLFDIIVNQLFKMSETAQKLVK
- a CDS encoding helix-turn-helix transcriptional regulator, which gives rise to MENNKFYNMLVEIRNLMLMNKETMNIDDVSLYTGYEKSYLYKLTSERKIPHSKPGGKSVFFQKKEIDEWLNRNPIKTRHQIEEQAKQIIDNNKIRKHGKIK
- a CDS encoding site-specific integrase; this encodes MSVKYREILLKDGVRVTLEFDLILNGKRRMFRPKITYVQKPRTASERQERKEKRQLADRMAARMEVDELYAITMLDKGFQCNIDFFDYCKEFIERKAPHCEMRTFRAMVEKLRTFNKGKKLLCSEITEEYLISFKDYLNSTLNGSTPFNYFKKLKRIIKEATIAKHFKTDPCQYLKNIKGISAQKDVLMLEETILLSETHCSNENVKRAFLFSCLTGLRFCDVKALVWSSVSRDNVLTIVQIKTKEKLVIPLHPNAVDLLGKRKKSGDSLVFDLPSHTGCLKILRKWTSDAEIDKHITWHCSRHTFATSLVFEDVGINTVSSLLGHKDLKQTQIYVRTAELSRTNAINKLPNILVNKSNKTNKQRRINGKQQIL
- a CDS encoding winged helix-turn-helix transcriptional regulator yields the protein MRKRTSTNFENEQFLEFNCPFITTLRFIGKRWKPAVLWKIDNGFVRFNQLKKELPYISDKMLSDTVAELEADGVIQKKVFDEIPLRVEYSMTEFGKGLLPVLEEMNKWGEQMIKKIKL
- a CDS encoding NADPH-dependent F420 reductase, with translation MDISFIGAGNVASSLGEMFVQAGHHVKYGTPTPKGEQLSVSEACDFGDIVCFAIPYSVMNEVLTANKNSLKDKIVVDITNVIHLEDWSPIPLGEDSSGEQTSRLLPESKVVKAFNTIFADVMKDEKRIINGQKLTVFIASDDLEASGTIKKLSDSIGFEGLIVGGIKNARYLEAIAHLNIAILSAGGTTDAGFAYLQRK
- the rpsT gene encoding 30S ribosomal protein S20, with translation MANHKSALKRIRQNETRRLRNRYYHKTARTALKALRNEENKAAATEQLPKVIALLDKLAKKNIIHKNKAANLKSKLTKHVNKLA